In Rhinoraja longicauda isolate Sanriku21f chromosome 6, sRhiLon1.1, whole genome shotgun sequence, the following proteins share a genomic window:
- the LOC144594731 gene encoding myosin-4-like — MGDAEMSVFGLAAPFLRKTDKERLEAQNRPFDAKTSCFAPDPKELFAKGIIKSREGGKATVELLEDKRTVTVKDDEVLPMNPPKYDKVEDMVMMTHLNEATVLFNLKERYAAWMIYTYSGLFCVTVNPYKWLPVYDPHVVSGYRGKKRQEAPPHIFSISDNAYQAMQTDRENQSILITGESGAGKTVNTKRVIQYFASVGAVVDPKKKEAQTSGKMKGSLEDQIIQANPLLEAFGNAKTVRNDNSSRFGKFIRIHFGTTGKLASADIETYLLEKSRVTFQLKAERSYHIFYQMMTNHKPEIVESCLITTNPYDYPFISQGEITVKSIDDTEELIATDTAIDILGFVTEEKWGIYKLTGAVMHMGNMKFKQKQREEQAEPDGTEDADKVAYLTGLNSADLLKALCYPRVKVGNEFVTKGQTVRQVNNSVGALSKSVFEKMFLWMVIRINQQLDTKQARQYFIGVLDIAGFEIFDFNSLEQLCINFTNEKLQQFFNHHMFVLEQEEYKKEGIEWEFIDFGMDLAACIELIEKPMGIFSILEEECMFPKASDTSFTNKLYDQHLGKSNNFLKPKPVKGRADAHFSLVHYAATVDYSITGWLDKNKDPLNETVIGLFQKSSVKLLGTLYVAAPEDSTKKAGKKKGGSFQTVSALFRENLGKLMANLRTTHPHFVRCLIPNETKTPGTMENHLVIHQLRCNGVLEGIRICRKGFPSRIIYGDFKQRYRILNASAIPEGQFIDSKKASEKLLGSIDVDHTQYKFGHTKVFFKAGLLGALEEMRDEKLAQLVTRTQAMCRGFLMRVEFKRMMERREALFTLQYNIRSFTNVKHWPWMQLYFKIKPLLKSAETEKEMANMKDDFEKTKEALVKSEARKKELEEKMVALVQEKNDLQLQVQSEGETLADAEERCEGLIKNKIQLEAKMKEANERLEDEEEMNAELTAKKRKLEDECSELKKDIDDLELTLAKVEKEKHATENKVKNLTEEMACLDESIAKITKEKKALQEAHQQTLDDLQAEEDKVNTLTKTKTKLEQQVDDLEGSLEQEKKLRMDLERAKRKLEGDLKLSQEVTMDLENDRQQLDEKLKKKEFEISQLQSKVEDEQAMASQLQKKIKELQARIEELEEEIEAERAARAKTEKQRADLSRELEEISERLEEAGGATSAQIEMNKKREAEFQKMRRDLEESTLQHESTAAALRKKQADSVAELGEQIDNLQRVKQKLEKEKSELKMEIDDLASNMESVSKAKVNLEKVSRTLEDQVSEMKTKHDEHQRLITDLSTQKARLSTENGELNRQVEEKEGLVSQLTRGKQGYTQQLEELKRQLEEETKAKGALAHALQSARHDCDLLREQYEEEMEAKAELQRGMSKANSEVAQWRSKYETDAIQRTEELEEAKKKLTQRLQDAEEHIEAVNSKCASLEKTKQRLQNEVEDLMVDVERANSAATALDKKQRNFDKVLTEWKQKFEECQAELEAAQRECRSLSTETFKMKNAYEESLDHLETLKRENKNLQQEISDLSEQLGESGKAFHELEKAKKSAEQEKTEVQSALEEAEASLEHEESKILRVQLELNQLKADVDRKIAEKDEEIDQLKRNNQRVVDTMQSALESEVRSRNDALRIKKKMEGDLNEMEIQLGHANRQASEAQKHLRNVQGHIKDTQLQLDDACRSQEDLKEQLAMLERRSGLQQAEIEEMRAALEQTDRARKIAEQELIDVSERVQLLHSQNTSLINTKKKLDSDLNHLQSEMEENIQESRNAEDKAKKAITDAAMMAEELKKEQDTSAHLERMKKNLEQTVKDLQHRLDEAEQLAMKGGKKQLQKLESRVHELENELEAEQKRGIDSIKNVRKYERRVKELSYQSDEDRKNILRLQDLVDKLQLKVKGYKRQSEEAEEQANIHLGKFRKVQHELEEADERADIAESQVNKFRAKSRDVGTKVMQTILKLDLLNYNKAPLHYHFKINARPFECRTNQKCNMGTRSFN, encoded by the exons ATGGGGGACGCGGAGATGTCAGTGTTTGGATTGGCGGCGCCTTTTTTACGGAAGACTGATAAAGAAAGGCTTGAAGCTCAGAACCGACCTTTCGATGCCAAAACTTCCTGTTTTGCCCCCGATCCTAAAGAACTGTTCGCGAAGGGAATCATCAAGAGTAGGGAGGGCGGCAAAGCCACCGTGGAGTTATTGGAAGACAAGAGG ACCGTTACTGTTAAAGACGATGAGGTCCTGCCGATGAATCCTCCAAAATACGATAAAGTAGAGGACATGGTCATGATGACCCATCTGAACGAAGCAACCGTGTTGTTTAACCTCAAAGAGCGTTATGCAGCCTGGATGATCTAC ACCTACTCTGGGTTGTTCTGTGTCACTGTGAACCCCTACAAGTGGTTGCCAGTGTACGACCCGCACGTTGTGTCGGGGTACAGGGGCAAGAAGCGTCAAGAGGCTCCTCCTCACATCTTCTCCATCTCTGACAACGCGTATCAAGCCATGCAAACTG ATCGTGAAAACCAGTCCATCCTGATTAC CGGAGAATCCGGTGCCGGGAAGACTGTGAACACGAAACGTGTCATCCAGTACTTCGCTTCGGTTGGAGCGGTAGTCGACCCCAAGAAGAAGGAAGCTCAAACTTCTGGGAAGATGAAG GGGTCACTGGAGGATCAAATCATCCAGGCTAACCCACTGTTGGAAGCTTTCGGTAATGCCAAGACTGTGAGAAATGACAATTCATCTCGTTTC GGTAAATTCATCAGGATTCACTTCGGTACCACTGGTAAACTGGCTTCTGCTGACATTGAAACCT ATCTACTGGAAAAATCCAGAGTGACATTCCAGCTGAAAGCTGAAAGGAGTTACCACATTTTCTACCAGATGATGACCAATCACAAACCAGAAATCGTTG AGTCATGTCTAATTACCACCAATCCTTATGATTATCCTTTCATCAGCCAGGGTGAGATTACAGTCAAGAGTATTGATGACACAGAAGAATTGATTGCAACTGAT ACTGCCATCGATATCCTTGGCTTCGTCACTGAAGAGAAGTGGGGAATCTACAAACTCACTGGCGCAGTGATGCACATGGGCAATATGAAATTCAAGCAAAAGCAGCGTGAAGAGCAAGCAGAACCAGATGGCACAGAAG ATGCCGACAAAGTTGCCTACCTGACCGGCCTTAACTCAGCAGATTTGCTAAAGGCATTGTGCTATCCACGGGTAAAGGTTGGCAATGAATTTGTGACTAAAGGTCAGACGGTTCGACAG GTCAACAACTCAGTTGGTGCTCTTTCCAAATCTGTTTTTGAGAAAATGTTCTTGTGGATGGTCATCCGTATCAATCAACAACTGGACACAAAGCAGGCCAGACAGTATTTCATTGGTGTGCTGGATATCGCCGGTTTTGAAATTTTTGAT TTCAATAGCTTGGAGCAGTTATGTATCAACTTCACAAATGAGAAACTGCAGCAGTTCTTCAACCATCACATGTTTGTTCTGGAACAAGAGGAATACAAGAAGGAAGGAATTGAATGGGAATTTATTGACTTTGGTATGGACTTGGCTGCTTGCATTGAGCTCATTGAGAAG CCCATGGGTATCTTCTCAATCCTCGAGGAGGAGTGTATGTTCCCCAAGGCCTCAGACACTTCCTTCACGAATAAGTTGTATGATCAGCACCTTGGAAAGTCAAACAATTTCCTGAAGCCCAAGCCTGTCAAAGGAAGGGCTGATGCTCACTTCTCACTGGTTCATTATGCTGCCACTGTGGACTACAGCATTACTGGCTGGCTGGATAAGAATAAGGATCCACTGAATGAAACTGTAATTGGGCTGTTCCAGAAGTCATCAGTGAAACTCTTGGGTACTCTCTACGTTGCAGCCCCTGAAG ATAGTACCAAGAAAGCAGGCAAAAAGAAGGGTGGTTCATTCCAGACAGTGTCTGCTCTGTTTAGG GAAAACTTGGGCAAGCTGATGGCTAACCTGAGAACCACACATCCACATTTTGTGCGCTGTCTCATCCCCAATGAGACAAAGACACCAG GTACTATGGAAAATCACCTTGTCATACATCAGTTGAGGTGCAATGGTGTGCTGGAAGGTATCAGAATTTGCAGAAAGGGATTCCCAAGCAGAATCATCTACGGTGACTTCAAGCAAAG GTACAGAATTCTAAATGCAAGTGCCATTCccgaaggccagttcattgacagcAAGAAGGCGTCTGAGAAATTACTGGGATCCATTGATGTAGATCATACCCAGTACAAGTTTGGACACACTAAG GTGTTCTTCAAAGCTGGTCTCTTAGGTGCACTTGAAGAGATGAGAGATGAAAAGTTGGCACAGCTCGTTACCCGCACTCAAGCTATGTGCCGTGGCTTTTTAATGAGGGTTGAATTTAAGAGAATGATGGAAAGGAG GGAAGCACTGTTCACTCTGCAGTACAACATCCGTTCATTCACCAATGTCAAACACTGGCCATGGATGCAACTGTACTTTAAGATCAAACCTCTCCTGAAGAGTGCTGAAACTGAAAAGGAAATGGCAAATATGAAAGATGACTTTGAGAAAACCAAGGAGGCACTTGTCAAATCTGAAGCACGGAAGAAGGAATTAGAAGAGAAAATGGTGGCTCTTGTGCAAGAAAAGAATGATCTCCAACTTCAAGTCCAATCG GAAGGTGAAACGCTGGCAGATGCAGAAGAAAGATGTGAGGGGTTGATTAAAAATAAGATTCAACTAGAGGCTAAAATGAAAGAAGCTAATGAAAGATTGGAAGATGAAGAGGAGATGAATGCTGAGCTGACAGCTAAGAAAAGGAAACTGGAGGATGAGTGCTCAGAACTGAAGAAAGATATTGATGACTTGGAGCTCACATTAGCCAAAGTTGAAAAAGAAAAACATGCCACTGAGAACAAG GTTAAAAACCTCACTGAAGAGATGGCTTGTCTTGATGAAAGCATTGCTAAAATAACCAAGGAAAAGAAAGCACTCCAGGAGGCCCACCAGCAGACCTTGGATGATCTCCAGGCTGAGGAAGACAAAGTCAACACTCTGACCAAAACAAAGACTAAGTTGGAACAACAAGTTGATGAT CTTGAAGGTTCTCTGGAGCAGGAGAAGAAACTCCGCATGGATCTCGAGCGTGCTAAGAGAAAGCTTGAAGGTGACTTGAAGCTGTCTCAAGAAGTAACAATGGACTTGGAGAATGACAGGCAGCAACTGGATGAGAAACTAAAGAA GAAGGAGTTTGAAATCAGCCAGCTTCAAAGCAAAGTTGAAGATGAGCAGGCTATGGCTTCCCAACTGCAGAAAAAGATTAAAGAATTACAG GCTCGTATTGAGGAGCTCGAGGAAGAAATTGAAGCTGAACGTGCCGCTCGCGCTAAGACTGAGAAACAGAGAGCCGATCTTTCTCGGGAACTTGAAGAGATCAGTGAGCGACTGGAAGAAGCTGGTGGGGCAACTTCAGCTCAGATTGAAATGAACAAGAAACGAGAGGCAGAATTTCAGAAAATGCGCCGTGACCTGGAAGAATCCACCCTCCAGCACGAATCCACAGCTGCTGCTCTTCGCAAGAAGCAGGCTGACAGCGTGGCAGAACTTGGGGAACAAATCGATAACCTGCAGCGTGTCAAGCAGAAGCTCGAGAAGGAAAAGAGTGAACTGAAGATGGAAATTGATGACCTTGCCAGCAACATGGAATCAGTGTCCAAAGCTAAG GTAAACCTTGAGAAAGTATCACGGACACTAGAGGACCAGGTCAGTGAAATGAAGACCAAACACGATGAACATCAACGTTTGATCACCGACTTATCGACTCAAAAAGCACGTCTTTCAACAGAAAACG GCGAGTTAAACCGCCAGGTGGAGGAGAAAGAGGGCTTGGTATCGCAGCTGACAAGAGGAAAACAAGGATATACCCAACAGCTTGAGGAATTGAAGAGGCAGTTGGAAGAAGAAACAAAG GCTAAGGGAGCCCTGGCCCATGCTCTGCAAAGTGCCCGCCATGACTGTGACCTGCTCCGTGAACAATATGAAGAGGAGATGGAGGCAAAGGCTGAGCTTCAGCGTGGAATGTCCAAGGCCAACAGTGAAGTGGCTCAGTGGAGATCAAAATATGAAACTGATGCAATCCAGCGCACAGAGGAACTGGAAGAGGCCAA GAAAAAACTTACTCAGCGTCTGCAGGATGCAGAGGAGCACATTGAGGCCGTGAACTCCAAATGTGCTTCACTGGAAAAGACTAAACAGAGATTGCAGAATGAAGTGGAGGATCTGATGGTAGATGTTGAGAGGGCAAATTCAGCAGCAACAGCTCTAGATAAGAAACAAAGAAACTTTGACAAG GTTCTGACAGAGTGGAAGCAGAAGTTTGAAGAATGCCAGGCTGAGCTGGAAGCAGCTCAAAGGGAATGTCGCTCTTTGAGTACAGAGACCTTCAAAATGAAGAATGCTTATGAAGAGTCTTTGGATCATCTTGAGACTCTTAAACGAGAAAACAAAAACCTGCAGC AGGAGATCTCTGATTTGTCTGAGCAGTTGGGTGAAAGTGGTAAGGCTTTCCATGAGCTGGAGAAAGCAAAGAAATCAGCTGAGCAAGAAAAAACTGAAGTCCAGTCTGCCCTGGAGGAAGCTGAG GCATCTCTGGAACATGAAGAGAGCAAGATCCTTCGCGTTCAGCTGGAACTGAACCAATTGAAGGCAGATGTTGATAGGAAGATTGCAGAAAAAGATGAGGAAATTGACCAGCTGAAGAGAAataatcagagagttgtggacacaatgCAGAGTGCTTTGGAGTCTGAAGTCAGGAGTAGGAATGATGCTTTAAGAATTAAAAAGAAAATGGAAGGAGATCTGAATGAAATGGAGATTCAGTTGGGTCATGCTAATCGCCAGGCCTCAGAAGCTCAGAAACATCTCAGAAATGTTCAGGGTCACATAAAG GATACCCAGTTGCAGCTGGATGATGCCTGCAGAAGCCAGGAAGATTTGAAGGAGCAACTGGCCATGCTGGAGCGCAGAAGCGGCCTGCAACAGGCTGAGATTGAAGAAATGAGAGCCGCTCTGGAACAGACAGATCGAGCTCGCAAAATTGCTGAACAAGAGCTGATCGATGTCAGTGAGAGAGTTCAGCTGCTGCACTCTCAG AACACAAGCCTCATCAATACAAAGAAGAAGCTGGATTCAGACCTGAATCATCTCCAGTCTGAAATGGAAGAAAATATCCAGGAGTCAAGAAATGCTGAAGACAAAGCCAAAAAGGCTATCACTGAT GCTGCCATGATGGCTGAAGAGCTGAAGAAGGAACAGGACACCAGTGCTCACCTTGAACGAATGAAAAAGAATCTCGAGCAGACAGTGAAGGACCTGCAGCATCGGCTGGATGAGGCTGAACAGCTGGCaatgaaaggaggaaagaaacAGCTCCAGAAACTGGAGTCTCGG GTGCATGAGCTGGAAAATGAACTGGAAGCTGAACAGAAACGGGGCATTGATTCCATCAAGAATGTTCGCAAATATGAAAGAAGAGTGAAGGAATTATCTTATCAG TCAGATGAAGATAGAAAAAATATTCTGAGACTACAGGACTTGGTTGACAAACTGCAGCTGAAGGTTAAGGGCTACAAGAGACAATCTGAAGAGGCT GAGGAGCAAGCCAACATTCACCTGGGCAAGTTCAGAAAAGTCCAGCATGAGCTGGAGGAAGCTGACGAACGTGCTGATATAGCAGAATCCCAAGTCAACAAGTTTCGGGCTAAAAGCCGAGATGTTGGAACCAAGGTAATGCAAACAATTTTAAAATTGGATCTACTGAATTACAATAAGGCTCCCTTACACTACCATTTTaaaattaatgcaaggccatttgAATGCAGAACAAATCAAAAATGCAATATGGGAACCAGATCTTTCAATTGA